A window of Microbispora hainanensis genomic DNA:
ACGACCTGGGCCTGTTCACCTTCGAGACCTACACCGAGGCCCGGGAGAGGATCATCTTCGACCAGGCCGAGCAGCTGCTCGAACTCTCGACGCCCGTGGTCAAGCTGTGGGAGGGCATCGTCGCCGTGCCGCTCGTCGGCACGCTCGACTCGGCCCGCACCCAGGTCGTCATGGAGAAGCTGCTCCAGACCCTGGTCGACACCGGCTCGGAGCACGCGGTCATCGACATCACCGGCGTGCCCGCCGTCGACACGCAGGTCGCCCAGCACCTGCTCAAGACCGTCGTCGCCGCCCGCCTGATGGGCGCGGAGTGCGTGATCTCCGGCATCCGCCCGCAGATCGCGCACACGATCGTCACGCTGGGCATCGAGTTCGGCGACATCGTCACCAAGGCCTCGCTGGCCGACGCGCTGTCGTACGCGCTGAAGCGGAGCGGCGTGGAGATCACGGGCGCGGCGAAGACGCGGGTCGCGGTCAGGGCGGAGCGCGCCTGATGGAACGTGTGCCGATTCTCAAGCTCGGCGACATCCTGATCGTCTCGATCCAGATCGACCTCGACGACCAGAGCGTGCTGGCCCTGCAGGAGGACCTGGCGGACAGGGTGGTCTCCACGGGTGCGCGCGGGGTCATCATCGACATCACGGCCGTCGAGATCGTCGACTCGTTCATCGGCCGCATGTTCTCCACGATCGCCGCGATCACCCGCATGCTCGACGCGGAGACCGTCGTGGTCGGCATGCGTCCCGCGGTGGCGATCACACTGGTCGAGCTGGGACTGTCGCTCGGTGGCGTGCGCACGGCGCTCAACCTGGAGAAGGGCGTCGCGATGCTGGAACACGTCAGGGACGGCGCGGGGTGAGCGCGACCCGGGAGCTGCCCATCGCCACCAACGGCGACGTCGTCGTCGTGCGCCAGCAGACCAGGACCCTCGCGGCGGAGATCGGGCTCTCCCTGGTCGACCAGACGAAGATCGTGACCGCCGCCAGCGAACTGGCCAGGAACGCCCTGGTGCACGCCGGCGGAGGCCGGGTGCTGATCGAGGTGCTTGAGGGCGGGCGGCGGCCGGGCCTGCGGCTCGTCTTCACCGACGAGGGGCCGGGCATCCCGGACATCGACCAGGCCCTGACCGAGGGCTGGAGCACCGCCGGAGGGCTGGGACTCGGGCTGAGCGGCTCGCGGCGGCTGGTGGACGAGTTCGACCTCGTCTCCGCGCCCGGCGAGGGCACCCGGGTCACGGTCACCAAGTGGGGCCGGTGACATGACGATGACGCACCGGTATGAGGACGTCTGGGTGTCCACCGCCGATCCGAGCGTGATCGGCGCGGTGCGCAGGACTGCGGTCGGGCTGGCCACGGCCTCGGGGTTCGACCAGAACCACACCGGCCAGGTCGCGGTGGCGGTGACCGAGGCGGTCTCTAACCTGGTCAAGCACGCGGTGGACGGCGCCGTGCTCGTACGCCCCCACCCGGAGCGGCCGGGCGCGGTCGAGCTCGTGGCCGTCGACCGGGGCCCCGGAATCGCCGACCTCGGCCGCGCCCTGCGGGACGGCTACTCCACCTCGGGCACGCTCGGCATCGGCCTCGGGGCGATCGCCCGCATGGCCACCGGCTGGGACGTCTACTCGGTGCCCGGGAGGGGCACGGTGCTGGTCATGCACTTCACCCCGGACGGGCAGCCCGGCCCGCCGCTGCGGGTGAGCGGGCTGCGCCGTCCCATCGGCGAGGAGAGCGTGTGCGGCGACGCCTTCGCCTTCGC
This region includes:
- a CDS encoding STAS domain-containing protein, whose product is MTVPAEAARRRIVELFLSNEEPLLRRWTQLSGASPDDLRDLYQALRTALSSDAGDFADVRGLLAELSRARVRQGHTPADTARLVFSLKEALYEAAEADGGPEALRGFVWFSRLVDDLGLFTFETYTEARERIIFDQAEQLLELSTPVVKLWEGIVAVPLVGTLDSARTQVVMEKLLQTLVDTGSEHAVIDITGVPAVDTQVAQHLLKTVVAARLMGAECVISGIRPQIAHTIVTLGIEFGDIVTKASLADALSYALKRSGVEITGAAKTRVAVRAERA
- a CDS encoding STAS domain-containing protein, producing MERVPILKLGDILIVSIQIDLDDQSVLALQEDLADRVVSTGARGVIIDITAVEIVDSFIGRMFSTIAAITRMLDAETVVVGMRPAVAITLVELGLSLGGVRTALNLEKGVAMLEHVRDGAG
- a CDS encoding anti-sigma regulatory factor, which encodes MSATRELPIATNGDVVVVRQQTRTLAAEIGLSLVDQTKIVTAASELARNALVHAGGGRVLIEVLEGGRRPGLRLVFTDEGPGIPDIDQALTEGWSTAGGLGLGLSGSRRLVDEFDLVSAPGEGTRVTVTKWGR